One genomic window of Bactrocera dorsalis isolate Fly_Bdor chromosome 4, ASM2337382v1, whole genome shotgun sequence includes the following:
- the LOC125778464 gene encoding uncharacterized protein LOC125778464 → MSIRDLKSPVFEPKPSTLKYGVSPLHAWIRFLEFVLHLSYRIGIKKWQVRNPEDKNTIKQRKQEIQKNFWEKMGLHIDKPKSNGCGSTNDGNTARRVFANLELFASITNVDIDLLRHFHIILVSISCEFRINFKKFNDFCIDTADLYFNKYDWYPMSATVHKILVHSAQIMEASLVPVGCLGENASEARNKFYKKDRIAHARKNSRSNNIVDVFNRAMDSSDPLLSSICLNNRTKNKLIRRIPHEVTELLELPAVPDNLDVASTSRHEDDDENCSSDDDIEMLSEYSFELEVDIEQDLE, encoded by the coding sequence ATGTCTATAAGAGATCTAAAATCTCCTGTTTTTGAACCAAAACCAAGCACTTTAAAGTACGGCGTCAGTCCATTACATGCTTGGATACGATTTCTGGAATTTGTATTACATCTTTCGTATAGAATCGGTATAAAAAAGTGGCAAGTAAGGAATCCGGAAGACAAAAATACCATTAAGCAAAGAAAACAGgaaattcagaaaaatttttggGAGAAAATGGGATTGCATATTGACAAACCTAAGTCAAATGGATGTGGCTCAACAAACGACGGGAATACGGCTAGAAGAGTGTTCGCTAACTTAGAACTATTTGCATCAATTACTAATGTTGACATAGATCTATTGAGAcattttcatataatactggtGTCGATTTCGTGCGAATTTcgcattaattttaaaaagttcaatGATTTCTGTATAGATACTGCcgatttatatttcaataagtaCGATTGGTACCCAATGTCGGCAACAGTCCACAAGATTTTAGTTCATTCGGCACAAATAATGGAGGCGTCTTTAGTACCAGTTGGCTGCCTTGGCGAAAATGCATCAGAagcaagaaataaattttacaaaaaagatcGTATTGCCCATGCGAGGAAAAATTCACGAAGTAACAATATTGTCGATGTGTTTAATAGAGCTATGGATTCTTCTGACCCTTTGTTATCAAGTATCTGCTTAAATAAtcgtactaaaaataaattaattcgaaGAATCCCACATGAAGTTACTGAACTTTTAGAGTTGCCTGCTGTTCCAGACAATTTAGACGTGGCTTCTACGTCCCGTCATGAAGATGATGATGAAAATTGTAGTTCGGACGACGATATAGAGATGCTCTCTGAATATTCTTTTGAGTTAGAAGTTGATATTGAACAAGATTTGGAATAA